The sequence CCAGGGAATAGAGGAAAAACACCATGAACGGATATTCAAGATATTCCAGAGCCTCAAGCCGCGCGACGAGCTGGAATCGACCGGCATCGGGCTTACCCTGGTGAAAAAGATCGTTGAAAACAACGGCGGCACCGTCTGGATTACAAGCGCGGTGGGGTCGGGCTCCGAATTTCATTTCACCATCCCCAAGACGCCGGCCGTCGACCGGGATGACACCGAGCGGATATTGACCCAATACTTGGCCAAACATCTAAAGGAGGAAAAGCGATGATCGACAATCTCCCCGTTTTGCTGGTGGAAGACGACGTGGTGGATGTAAAAACCGTCAAACGCGCTTTCAAGGAAAACAAGATACTGAACGTGCTCAAGGTGGCGGGGAACGGCGAGGAAGCGCTGGCCTACCTCCGGCACGAAGGGGCGTATGCCGACAAAGAGGCCAATCCGCGCCCCGGCCTCATCCTGCTGGATCTCAACATGCCGGTCATGAACGGCATCGAATTCCTCCGCGCGGCGCGCCCCTTGGGAATCCTGCGCGGCATACCGGTGGTGGTGCTCACCACATCGAAGATGGAAAACGACCGCATGGAAAGTTACGATCTCGGCGTCGCCGGATACATCATCAAACCGGTGGAGTTCAAAAAATTCGTCGAGGCGGTCAGCACCCTCAACCTCTACTGGAGTTTATGCCAACTCCCGCACCCCGGGGAATGAAATAGACGTGAAGAATATCAATATCCTGCTGGTGGATGACGACAAGATCGACCGGATGGCGGTGGTGCGCCTCGTGCGCGCCCAGAACCTCCCCTACAACATGGACACGGCAGGCGCCTGGCCGAGGCGCGCGAAAAGCTGGGGCATAACGACTACGACCTGATGATGCTGGACTACATGCTGGGGGACGGCACCGGCATCGAACTGATACCGAACGCAAAGGGGATACCCGTCATCTTCGTCACCGGCAGCGGCGACGAGCATATCGCCGTGAACGCCATGAAGATGGGGGCGTACGACTACCTGATAAAGGATCCGGAGCGGCATTACCTCACGATACTGCCGCAAACGGTGGAAACGGTCATGGCCCGGAAAAAATCGGAAGACACCGTGCGCCAACTTTCCAGCGTGGTGGAGCAGACCGCCGACGCCGTCACCATCACCGGCCGCGACGGATTCATCCAATATGTCAATCCGGCGTTCAGCCGCCTTACCGGCTACTCCGCCGAAGAAGCGCGCG comes from Nitrospinota bacterium and encodes:
- a CDS encoding response regulator, coding for MIDNLPVLLVEDDVVDVKTVKRAFKENKILNVLKVAGNGEEALAYLRHEGAYADKEANPRPGLILLDLNMPVMNGIEFLRAARPLGILRGIPVVVLTTSKMENDRMESYDLGVAGYIIKPVEFKKFVEAVSTLNLYWSLCQLPHPGE